The following DNA comes from Phytohabitans rumicis.
AAGCATCGAGATTCGGGAAAGCATCGAGCACCGCCCCGGGTGAGGGCGGTGCTCGGAAGTCAACCAGGAACGCTCAGGCGGCCAGCGACTGGAGCCGCTTGGCGATCGCCGACTTGCGGTTGGCGGCCTGGTTCTTGTGGATCACGCCCTTGCTGACGGCCTGGTCCAGCTTGCGGGAGGCGTCACGCATGAGCGTGGTCGCGACCGCGGCGTCGCCCGCCTCGCTTGCCTCGTTGAACTTGCGGATGGCGGTCTTCAGCGACGACTTGACCGATTTGTTACGCAGCCGGCGCTTCTCGTTCTGCCGGTTGCGCTTGATCTG
Coding sequences within:
- the rpsT gene encoding 30S ribosomal protein S20 — translated: MANIKSQIKRNRQNEKRRLRNKSVKSSLKTAIRKFNEASEAGDAAVATTLMRDASRKLDQAVSKGVIHKNQAANRKSAIAKRLQSLAA